In Stigmatopora nigra isolate UIUO_SnigA chromosome 18, RoL_Snig_1.1, whole genome shotgun sequence, one genomic interval encodes:
- the LOC144211793 gene encoding BTB/POZ domain-containing protein KCTD2-like, whose protein sequence is MTEPQVLEAAAAEQGEPPQQQQQQQPRGPPKGKPTPPRWVRLNVGGTYFVTTRQTLCKEPKSFLFRLCQDHPDLDSDKDATGAFLIDRDPAYFGPVLNYLRHGKLIVDKNLAEEGVLEEAEFYNIASLVRLAKERIRDNENRTSQGPVKHVYRVLQCQEEELTQMVSTMSDGWKFEQLISIGSSYNYGNEDQAEFLCVVSRELNNAANGVVTESSQKAKILQERGSRM, encoded by the exons ATGACCGAGCCGCAGGTGCTTGAAGCGGCGGCGGCCGAGCAGGGGGAGCcgccgcagcagcagcagcagcagcagccccGCGGGCCGCCCAAGGGCAAGCCGACCCCCCCGCGCTGGGTGCGTCTCAACGTGGGCGGCACCTACTTCGTCACCACCAGGCAGACCCTGTGCAAGGAGCCCAAGTCGTTCCTCTTCCGACTGTGCCAGGACCACCCGGACCTGGACTCGGACAAA GACGCCACCGGGGCCTTCCTGATCGACCGTGACCCCGCCTACTTTGGCCCCGTCCTCAACTATCTGCGTCACGGAAAGCTCATCGTGGACAAGAACCTGGCCGAGGAAG GCGTTCTGGAAGAGGCCGAGTTCTACAACATCGCCTCCCTAGTGCGGCTGGCGAAGGAGCGCATCCGGGACAACGAGAATCGCACCTCGCAG GGTCCCGTCAAACACGTCTACCGCGTGCTGCAGTGCCAGGAGGAGGAACTGACGCAGATGGTCTCCACCATGTCGGACGGCTGGAAGTTCGAACAG CTGATCAGCATCGGCTCCTCCTACAATTACGGCAACGAGGACCAGGCCGAGTTTCTGTGCGTGGTGTCGCGGGAACTCAACAACGCCGCCAACGGCGTCGTCACCGAGTCCAGCCAGAAGGCCAAG ATCCTGCAGGAGCGAGGCTCGCGCATGTGA
- the tubgcp2 gene encoding gamma-tubulin complex component 2 encodes MSEFRIHHDVNELLSLLDVRGGDGAEGYIDLLQKHRAPYVTTNVSAHGAKVKLAEFSKTPEDFLRKYEEIKSRNVRHLDPLVYLLSCLCEDPQTLQRLRQNAKDRCEAGAPAPAPCAATTGASVMSMRELDELRKKIGNATAVSNAPLSSEVTRKMLRDKHTKKNPAQLLPVFPGWAYERPALLGDFAPGPPAPAGESAAGALTAAAQEHLVLEDLLFVLVGVDGREVISQPVLGRQNRSFVVDAALDASVKELVQRILPVASYYSAVTRFVEEKSSFEYGQVNQALTAAMRTLLKEYLILVAQLEHVHRRGLLSLQKLWFYLQPTMRTMDILASIASSVDKGECMGGATLSLLHDRTFNFTGDAQAQEVCLYLTKAASVPYFEILEKWIYRGIIRDPYSEFMVEEHELQKENIQEDYNDKYWDQRYTIVQHRIPSFLQKMAEKILNTGKYLNVVRECGRDVTCPDAKEVVYTLKERAYVEHIEKAFNYASKVLLRFLLDEKELVARLRSIKHYFLLDKGDFFVHFMDLTDEELRKPVDDIVPPRLEALLELALRMSTANTDPYKDDLKIDLMPNDVITQLLRVLAIETKQEKSVGQGEAGDGALSGLEAFSFDYVVKWPLSLIISRKALTRYQMLFRHMFYCKHVERLLCNVWISNKRADRHRSHAAKWFAAAFALRQRMLNFVQNIQYYMMFEVIEPTWHLMENNLKTASNIDDLLWHHTGFLDNCLKDCMLTNPELLRIFSKLMSLCIMFTGRMQRFAQSLRPEEDAAAPVSDAGLDASIVNFDNNFSVLLLDLLDKLSIFSTNNCEHSMISIIYRLDFNGFYAERLEKMAVERSQRAAT; translated from the exons ATGAGCGAGTTTCGCATCCACCACGACGTCAACGAGCTGCTCAGCCTGTTGGACGTGCGGGGGGGCGACGGAGCGGAAGGCTACATCGACCTTCTGCAGAAGCACCGCGCGCCTTACGTCACCACCAACGTCTCCGCCCACGGCGCCAAGGTCAAGCTCGCAGAGTTCTCCAAGACGCCAGAAGACTTCCTCAGGAAGTACGAGGAGATCAAATCCAGGAATGTCCGCCACCTGGACCCGCTGGTCTATCTGCTGTCCTGCCTGTGCGAGGACCCTCAA ACTCTGCAGCGTCTGCGGCAAAACGCCAAAGATCGTTGCGAGGCCGGAGCGCCCGCGCCGGCGCCGTGCGCGGCGACCACCGGCGCTTCGGTCATGTCCATGCGGGAGCTGGACGAGCTGCGGAAGAAGATTGGCAACGCCACGGCCGTGTCCAACGCCCCTCTG TCGTCGGAGGTGACGCGCAAGATGCTGCGAGACAAACACACCAAGAAGAACCCGGCTCAGCTCCTCCCCGTCTTTCCCGGCTGGGCCTACGAGCGACCCGCCCTCCTGGGGGACTTTGCGCCCGGCCCCCCCGCCCCGGCCGGCGAGTCGGCAGCGGG CGCCTTGACGGCGGCGGCGCAGGAGCACCTGGTGCTGGAGGACCTGCTCTTTGTTCTGGTGGGCGTGGACGGGCGCGAGGTCATCTCTCAGCCCGTGCTGGGCCGGCAGAACCGCTCCTTCGTGGTGGACGCCGCGCTGGACGCCTCGGTCAAGGAGCTGGTGCAGCGCATCCTGCCCGTGGCGTCCTACTACTCGGCCGTCACGCG CTTCGTGGAGGAGAAGTCGTCCTTCGAGTACGGGCAGGTGAACCAAGCGCTGACGGCGGCCATGCGGACCCTGCTCAAGGAGTACCTGATCCTGGTGGCCCAACTGGAGCACGTGCACCGCCGGGGGCTGCTGTCCCTGCAGAAGCTCTGGTTCTACCTGCAGCCCACCATGAGGACCATGGACATCCTGGCCTCCATCG CGTCGTCGGTGGACAAGGGCGAGTGCATGGGCGGGGCCACGCTCAGCCTCCTTCACGACCGCACCTTCAACTTCACGGGCGACGCCCAGGCGCAAGAGGTGTGTCTGTACCTGACCAAGGCCGCCAGCGTGCCCTACTTTGAGATCCTGGAAAAGTGGATCTACCGGGGCATCATCCGCGATCCCTACAG CGAGTTCATGGTGGAGGAGCACGAGCTGCAGAAGGAGAACATCCAGGAGGACTACAACGACAAGTACTGGGACCAGAGGTACACCATCGTACAGCACCGAATCCCCTCCTTCCTGCAGAAGATGGCCGAAAAGATCCTCAACACCG GGAAGTACCTGAACGTGGTGCGCGAGTGCGGGCGCGACGTGACGTGTCCCGACGCCAAGGAGGTGGTGTACACGCTGAAGGAGCGGGCCTACGTGGAGCACATCGAGAAGGCCTTCAACTACGCCAGCAAGGTGCTCCTGCGCTTCCTGCTGGACGAGAAAGAGTTGGTGGCACGGCTCAG GTCCATCAAGCACTACTTCCTGCTGGACAAAGGTGACTTCTTTGTGCACTTTATGGACCTGACGGACGAGGAGCTGAGGAAGCCCGTGGACGACATCGTCCCGCCGCGGCTGGAGGCGTTGCTGGAGCTGGCGCTGCGCATGAGCACGGCCAACACCGACCCTTACAAGGACGACCTCAAG ATCGACCTGATGCCCAACGACGTGATCACCCAGCTCCTTCGGGTGCTGGCCATCGAGACCAAGCAGGAGAAGAGCGTGGGGCAGGGCGAGGCGGGCGACGGCGCCCTCAGCGGCCTGGAGGCCTTCTCCTTCGACTACGTGGTCAAGTGGCCCCTGTCGCTCATCATCAGCAGGAAGGCCCTGACCAGGTACCAGATGTTGTTCCGCCACATGTTCTACTGCAAGCACGTGGAGCGGCTGCTGTGCAACGTGTGGATCAGCAACAAGCGCGCCGACCGCCACCGCTCGCACGCCGCCAAATG GTTCGCGGCGGCGTTTGCGCTGCGCCAGCGCATGTTGAACTTTGTGCAGAACATCCAGTACTACATGATGTTCGAGGTCATCGAACCCACCTGGCACCTGATGGAGAACAATCTGAAAACG GCGTCCAACATCGACGACCTGCTGTGGCACCACACGGGCTTCCTGGACAACTGCCTGAAAGACTGCATGCTGACCAACCCGGAGCTGCTGCGCATCTTCTCCAAGCTCATGTCGCTGTGCATCATGTTTACGGGTCGCATGCAG CGTTTTGCTCAGAGCCTCAGGCCGGAGGAGGACGCCGCCGCTCCCGTCTCGGACGCCGGCTTGGACGCGTCTATCGTCAACTTTGACAACAACTTCAGCGTCCTGCTGCTGGACCTCCTGGACAAACTCAGCATCTTCAGCACCAACAACTGCGAGCACAGCATGATCAGCATCATCTACag GCTGGACTTCAACGGCTTCTACGCCGAGCGTCTGGAGAAGATGGCGGTGGAGAGGAGCCAGAGGGCGGCCACGTAG
- the LOC144211781 gene encoding inhibitor of nuclear factor kappa-B kinase subunit alpha-like isoform X3 has translation MDKPPFRHSNHKCGDWELKERLGMGGFAHVYLYQHQVSGDKLAVKMCRLELTPRNKDRWSREIQIMKKLNHINVVTARDVPEEINLIALNDLPLLAMEFCSHGDLRKVLSRPENCCGLKESDVLALLNDVGSGIRYLHQNKIIHRDLKPENIVLQEVNGKLVHKIIDLGYAKDLDQGSLCTSFVGTLQYLAPELFENKAYTVSVDYWSFGTMIFECSCGFRPFLHNLQPVQWASKVRNKGPKDIMAVEEANGEVRFSTHLPYPNNLSRTLLEPMEALLQLMLKWDPVHRGGGGVQADGKNPLCFDLLDQILAMKVRTCNGTGAGEGVATPAPMPPAPMPPAPMPPAPMPPTPMPPTPMQVVHVLNMTTAQVHSFRLAPDESLHGLQKRVEADSGIHVAHQELLQETGVSLDPRKPAAQCVLDGVRGWDAYMVYLFDKGAGEYAGPLSARRLPDKVKAIVQEAQAPLPLGVLKKVWAEALSYICGLKDDYGRLFQGQRAAMLSLLRYNTNLTRCKNSMFGFSQQLKAKLDFFRSSIQYDLEKYSDQMHYGISSEKMLKAWQENEERAAAFAQVAEVSHLDDQIMALHTEIVELQRSPYARRRGDKMEQLEERATELYKQLKIKCKVPEAELSADSSEMVKAIIQTVKNQDRVLKDLYAHLSKILNSKQKIIDLFPRIEKTLESIKEADNTVMQMQIKRQREFWHLLKIACAQNSARDSVSATSCESTDLPPASQWGGAATLAAPKAAPAPHPLTSLPGPDDRD, from the exons ATGGACAAGCCTCCCTTCAGACACAGCAACCATAAGTGCGGCGACTGGGAGCTGAAGGAGCGCCTGGGAATGGGGGGCTTTGCCCACGTTTACCTCTACCAGCACCAG GTGAGCGGTGACAAGCTGGCGGTGAAGATGTGCCGACTGGAGCTGACGCCCAGGAACAAGGACCGCTGGAGTCGCGAGATCCAGATCATGAAGAA GTTGAACCACATCAACGTGGTGACGGCGCGAGACGTCCCCGAAGAAATCAACTTGATCGCCCTGAACGATCTGCCGCTGCTGGCCATGGAGTTCTGCTCGCACGGCGACCTCCGCAAG GTTCTGAGCCGGCCGGAGAACTGCTGCGGCCTGAAGGAGAGCGACGTCCTGGCCCTGCTCAACGACGTGG GTTCTGGCATCCGGTACCTGCACCAAAACAAGATCATCCACCGCGACCTGAAGCCCGAGAACATTGTGCTGCAGGAAGTCAACGGCAAG CTGGTGCACAAGATCATTGACCTGGGCTACGCCAAAGACTTGGACCAGGGCAGCCTGTGCACCTCCTTCGTGGGCACGCTGCAGTACCTG GCGCCCGAGCTGTTTGAGAACAAAGCGTACACGGTCAGCGTGGACTACTGGAGCTTCGGGACCATGATCTTCGAATGCAGCTGCGGCTTCAGGCCCTTCCTGCACAACCTGCAGCCGGTGCAGTG GGCCAGCAAGGTACGAAACAAGGGGCCCAAGGACATCATGGCGGTGGAGGAAGCCAACGGAGAAGTGCGCTTCTCCACTCATCTGCCGTACCCCAACAACCTGAGCAG GACTCTGCTGGAGCCCATGGAGGCGCTGTTGCAGTTGATGCTGAAGTGGGACCCGGTCCACAGGGGGGGTGGCGGCGTCCAGGCCGACGGCAAGAACCCGCTCTGCTTCGACCTCCTGGACCAGATCCTCGCCATGAAGGTCAGGACTTGTAACGGGACTGGAGCTGGGGAAGGAGTGGCGACGCCGGCCCCAATGCCGCCGGCCCCAATGCCGCCGGCCCCGATGCCGCCGGCCCCAATGCCGCCGACCCCAATGCCACCGACCCCCATGCAGGTGGTGCACGTCCTCAACATGACCACGGCCCAGGTGCACTCCTTCCGTCTGGCGCCCGACGAGTCGCTGCACGGCCTGCAGAAACGCGTGGAGGCGGACAGCGGGATCCACGTGGCCCACCAGGAGCTGCTGCAGGAGACGGGCGTGTCCCTGGACCCCCGCAAGCCGGCGGCGCAGTGCGTCCTGGACGGCGTG CGAGGCTGGGACGCTTACATGGTGTACCTGTTCGACAAGGGTGCCGGCGAGTACGCGGGGCCGTTGAGCGCCAGGCGGCTGCCCGACAAGGTCAAGGCTATCG TCCAGGAGGCCCAGGCGCCGCTGCCGCTGGGCGTCCTGAAGAAGGTCTGGGCCGAGGCGCTCAGCTACATCTGCGGCCTGAAAGACGACTACGGCCGCTTGTTCCAAGGCCAGCGCGCTGCCAT GTTGAGTCTCCTGCGATACAACACCAACCTGACGCGCTGTAAGAACAGCATGTTCGGCTTCTCCCAGCAGCTGAAGGCCAAGCTGGACTTTTTCCGTAGCAGCATCCAGTACGACCTGGAAAAGTACAGTGACCAGATGCACTACGGCATCT CGTCGGAGAAGATGCTGAAGGCCTGGCAGGAGAACGAGGAGCGAGCCGCCGCCTTTGCCCAG GTGGCGGAGGTGAGCCACCTGGACGACCAGATCATGGCTCTGCACACGGAGATCGTGGAGCTGCAGCGGAGTCCCTACGCGCGGCGACGAGGAGACAAGATGGAACAGCT gGAGGAGCGAGCCACAGAGCTCTACAAGCAGCTGAAGATCAAATGTAAAG TGCCGGAGGCGGAGCTGAGCGCCGACAGTTCGGAGATGGTGAAGGCCATCATCCAGACGGTGAAAAACCAGGACAGGGTGCTGAAAGATCTCTACGCGCACCTCAG TAAGATCCTGAACAGCAAACAGAAAATCATCGACCTGTTCCCGCGGATCGAGAAGACCTTGGAGAGCATCAAAGAGGCCGACAACACCGTCATGCAGATGCAGATCAAGCGCCAGCGGGAGTTCTGGCACCTCCTCAAGATTGCTTGC GCGCAGAACTCTGCGCGAGACTCGGTCTCGGCGACCTCTTGCGAGTCCACGGACCTCCCCCCGGCGTCCCAGTGGGGCGGGGCGGCGACACTGGCGGCGCCGAAGGCGGCCCCGGCGCCTCATCCGCTCACCTCGCTGCCCGGTCCCGACGATAG ggattGA
- the LOC144211781 gene encoding inhibitor of nuclear factor kappa-B kinase subunit alpha-like isoform X2, giving the protein MDKPPFRHSNHKCGDWELKERLGMGGFAHVYLYQHQVSGDKLAVKMCRLELTPRNKDRWSREIQIMKKLNHINVVTARDVPEEINLIALNDLPLLAMEFCSHGDLRKVLSRPENCCGLKESDVLALLNDVGSGIRYLHQNKIIHRDLKPENIVLQEVNGKLVHKIIDLGYAKDLDQGSLCTSFVGTLQYLAPELFENKAYTVSVDYWSFGTMIFECSCGFRPFLHNLQPVQWASKVRNKGPKDIMAVEEANGEVRFSTHLPYPNNLSRTLLEPMEALLQLMLKWDPVHRGGGGVQADGKNPLCFDLLDQILAMKVVHVLNMTTAQVHSFRLAPDESLHGLQKRVEADSGIHVAHQELLQETGVSLDPRKPAAQCVLDGVRGWDAYMVYLFDKGAGEYAGPLSARRLPDKVKAIVQEAQAPLPLGVLKKVWAEALSYICGLKDDYGRLFQGQRAAMLSLLRYNTNLTRCKNSMFGFSQQLKAKLDFFRSSIQYDLEKYSDQMHYGISSEKMLKAWQENEERAAAFAQVAEVSHLDDQIMALHTEIVELQRSPYARRRGDKMEQLEERATELYKQLKIKCKVPEAELSADSSEMVKAIIQTVKNQDRVLKDLYAHLSKILNSKQKIIDLFPRIEKTLESIKEADNTVMQMQIKRQREFWHLLKIACAQNSARDSVSATSCESTDLPPASQWGGAATLAAPKAAPAPHPLTSLPGPDDRDAAPRLLQETHKYLDHLNSLMREAADEQAKSMVDQDWSWTKYETFGGKLKK; this is encoded by the exons ATGGACAAGCCTCCCTTCAGACACAGCAACCATAAGTGCGGCGACTGGGAGCTGAAGGAGCGCCTGGGAATGGGGGGCTTTGCCCACGTTTACCTCTACCAGCACCAG GTGAGCGGTGACAAGCTGGCGGTGAAGATGTGCCGACTGGAGCTGACGCCCAGGAACAAGGACCGCTGGAGTCGCGAGATCCAGATCATGAAGAA GTTGAACCACATCAACGTGGTGACGGCGCGAGACGTCCCCGAAGAAATCAACTTGATCGCCCTGAACGATCTGCCGCTGCTGGCCATGGAGTTCTGCTCGCACGGCGACCTCCGCAAG GTTCTGAGCCGGCCGGAGAACTGCTGCGGCCTGAAGGAGAGCGACGTCCTGGCCCTGCTCAACGACGTGG GTTCTGGCATCCGGTACCTGCACCAAAACAAGATCATCCACCGCGACCTGAAGCCCGAGAACATTGTGCTGCAGGAAGTCAACGGCAAG CTGGTGCACAAGATCATTGACCTGGGCTACGCCAAAGACTTGGACCAGGGCAGCCTGTGCACCTCCTTCGTGGGCACGCTGCAGTACCTG GCGCCCGAGCTGTTTGAGAACAAAGCGTACACGGTCAGCGTGGACTACTGGAGCTTCGGGACCATGATCTTCGAATGCAGCTGCGGCTTCAGGCCCTTCCTGCACAACCTGCAGCCGGTGCAGTG GGCCAGCAAGGTACGAAACAAGGGGCCCAAGGACATCATGGCGGTGGAGGAAGCCAACGGAGAAGTGCGCTTCTCCACTCATCTGCCGTACCCCAACAACCTGAGCAG GACTCTGCTGGAGCCCATGGAGGCGCTGTTGCAGTTGATGCTGAAGTGGGACCCGGTCCACAGGGGGGGTGGCGGCGTCCAGGCCGACGGCAAGAACCCGCTCTGCTTCGACCTCCTGGACCAGATCCTCGCCATGAAG GTGGTGCACGTCCTCAACATGACCACGGCCCAGGTGCACTCCTTCCGTCTGGCGCCCGACGAGTCGCTGCACGGCCTGCAGAAACGCGTGGAGGCGGACAGCGGGATCCACGTGGCCCACCAGGAGCTGCTGCAGGAGACGGGCGTGTCCCTGGACCCCCGCAAGCCGGCGGCGCAGTGCGTCCTGGACGGCGTG CGAGGCTGGGACGCTTACATGGTGTACCTGTTCGACAAGGGTGCCGGCGAGTACGCGGGGCCGTTGAGCGCCAGGCGGCTGCCCGACAAGGTCAAGGCTATCG TCCAGGAGGCCCAGGCGCCGCTGCCGCTGGGCGTCCTGAAGAAGGTCTGGGCCGAGGCGCTCAGCTACATCTGCGGCCTGAAAGACGACTACGGCCGCTTGTTCCAAGGCCAGCGCGCTGCCAT GTTGAGTCTCCTGCGATACAACACCAACCTGACGCGCTGTAAGAACAGCATGTTCGGCTTCTCCCAGCAGCTGAAGGCCAAGCTGGACTTTTTCCGTAGCAGCATCCAGTACGACCTGGAAAAGTACAGTGACCAGATGCACTACGGCATCT CGTCGGAGAAGATGCTGAAGGCCTGGCAGGAGAACGAGGAGCGAGCCGCCGCCTTTGCCCAG GTGGCGGAGGTGAGCCACCTGGACGACCAGATCATGGCTCTGCACACGGAGATCGTGGAGCTGCAGCGGAGTCCCTACGCGCGGCGACGAGGAGACAAGATGGAACAGCT gGAGGAGCGAGCCACAGAGCTCTACAAGCAGCTGAAGATCAAATGTAAAG TGCCGGAGGCGGAGCTGAGCGCCGACAGTTCGGAGATGGTGAAGGCCATCATCCAGACGGTGAAAAACCAGGACAGGGTGCTGAAAGATCTCTACGCGCACCTCAG TAAGATCCTGAACAGCAAACAGAAAATCATCGACCTGTTCCCGCGGATCGAGAAGACCTTGGAGAGCATCAAAGAGGCCGACAACACCGTCATGCAGATGCAGATCAAGCGCCAGCGGGAGTTCTGGCACCTCCTCAAGATTGCTTGC GCGCAGAACTCTGCGCGAGACTCGGTCTCGGCGACCTCTTGCGAGTCCACGGACCTCCCCCCGGCGTCCCAGTGGGGCGGGGCGGCGACACTGGCGGCGCCGAAGGCGGCCCCGGCGCCTCATCCGCTCACCTCGCTGCCCGGTCCCGACGATAG GGACGCCGCCCCCCGCCTCCTGCAGGAGACCCACAAGTACCTGGATCACCTGAACAGCCTCATGCGGGAAGCGGCCGACGAGCAGGCCAAAAGCATGGTG GATCAAGACTGGAGTTGGACCAAGTACGAGACGTTCGGCGGCAAATTGAAGAAGTGA
- the LOC144211781 gene encoding inhibitor of nuclear factor kappa-B kinase subunit alpha-like isoform X1, which yields MDKPPFRHSNHKCGDWELKERLGMGGFAHVYLYQHQVSGDKLAVKMCRLELTPRNKDRWSREIQIMKKLNHINVVTARDVPEEINLIALNDLPLLAMEFCSHGDLRKVLSRPENCCGLKESDVLALLNDVGSGIRYLHQNKIIHRDLKPENIVLQEVNGKLVHKIIDLGYAKDLDQGSLCTSFVGTLQYLAPELFENKAYTVSVDYWSFGTMIFECSCGFRPFLHNLQPVQWASKVRNKGPKDIMAVEEANGEVRFSTHLPYPNNLSRTLLEPMEALLQLMLKWDPVHRGGGGVQADGKNPLCFDLLDQILAMKVRTCNGTGAGEGVATPAPMPPAPMPPAPMPPAPMPPTPMPPTPMQVVHVLNMTTAQVHSFRLAPDESLHGLQKRVEADSGIHVAHQELLQETGVSLDPRKPAAQCVLDGVRGWDAYMVYLFDKGAGEYAGPLSARRLPDKVKAIVQEAQAPLPLGVLKKVWAEALSYICGLKDDYGRLFQGQRAAMLSLLRYNTNLTRCKNSMFGFSQQLKAKLDFFRSSIQYDLEKYSDQMHYGISSEKMLKAWQENEERAAAFAQVAEVSHLDDQIMALHTEIVELQRSPYARRRGDKMEQLEERATELYKQLKIKCKVPEAELSADSSEMVKAIIQTVKNQDRVLKDLYAHLSKILNSKQKIIDLFPRIEKTLESIKEADNTVMQMQIKRQREFWHLLKIACAQNSARDSVSATSCESTDLPPASQWGGAATLAAPKAAPAPHPLTSLPGPDDRDAAPRLLQETHKYLDHLNSLMREAADEQAKSMVDQDWSWTKYETFGGKLKK from the exons ATGGACAAGCCTCCCTTCAGACACAGCAACCATAAGTGCGGCGACTGGGAGCTGAAGGAGCGCCTGGGAATGGGGGGCTTTGCCCACGTTTACCTCTACCAGCACCAG GTGAGCGGTGACAAGCTGGCGGTGAAGATGTGCCGACTGGAGCTGACGCCCAGGAACAAGGACCGCTGGAGTCGCGAGATCCAGATCATGAAGAA GTTGAACCACATCAACGTGGTGACGGCGCGAGACGTCCCCGAAGAAATCAACTTGATCGCCCTGAACGATCTGCCGCTGCTGGCCATGGAGTTCTGCTCGCACGGCGACCTCCGCAAG GTTCTGAGCCGGCCGGAGAACTGCTGCGGCCTGAAGGAGAGCGACGTCCTGGCCCTGCTCAACGACGTGG GTTCTGGCATCCGGTACCTGCACCAAAACAAGATCATCCACCGCGACCTGAAGCCCGAGAACATTGTGCTGCAGGAAGTCAACGGCAAG CTGGTGCACAAGATCATTGACCTGGGCTACGCCAAAGACTTGGACCAGGGCAGCCTGTGCACCTCCTTCGTGGGCACGCTGCAGTACCTG GCGCCCGAGCTGTTTGAGAACAAAGCGTACACGGTCAGCGTGGACTACTGGAGCTTCGGGACCATGATCTTCGAATGCAGCTGCGGCTTCAGGCCCTTCCTGCACAACCTGCAGCCGGTGCAGTG GGCCAGCAAGGTACGAAACAAGGGGCCCAAGGACATCATGGCGGTGGAGGAAGCCAACGGAGAAGTGCGCTTCTCCACTCATCTGCCGTACCCCAACAACCTGAGCAG GACTCTGCTGGAGCCCATGGAGGCGCTGTTGCAGTTGATGCTGAAGTGGGACCCGGTCCACAGGGGGGGTGGCGGCGTCCAGGCCGACGGCAAGAACCCGCTCTGCTTCGACCTCCTGGACCAGATCCTCGCCATGAAGGTCAGGACTTGTAACGGGACTGGAGCTGGGGAAGGAGTGGCGACGCCGGCCCCAATGCCGCCGGCCCCAATGCCGCCGGCCCCGATGCCGCCGGCCCCAATGCCGCCGACCCCAATGCCACCGACCCCCATGCAGGTGGTGCACGTCCTCAACATGACCACGGCCCAGGTGCACTCCTTCCGTCTGGCGCCCGACGAGTCGCTGCACGGCCTGCAGAAACGCGTGGAGGCGGACAGCGGGATCCACGTGGCCCACCAGGAGCTGCTGCAGGAGACGGGCGTGTCCCTGGACCCCCGCAAGCCGGCGGCGCAGTGCGTCCTGGACGGCGTG CGAGGCTGGGACGCTTACATGGTGTACCTGTTCGACAAGGGTGCCGGCGAGTACGCGGGGCCGTTGAGCGCCAGGCGGCTGCCCGACAAGGTCAAGGCTATCG TCCAGGAGGCCCAGGCGCCGCTGCCGCTGGGCGTCCTGAAGAAGGTCTGGGCCGAGGCGCTCAGCTACATCTGCGGCCTGAAAGACGACTACGGCCGCTTGTTCCAAGGCCAGCGCGCTGCCAT GTTGAGTCTCCTGCGATACAACACCAACCTGACGCGCTGTAAGAACAGCATGTTCGGCTTCTCCCAGCAGCTGAAGGCCAAGCTGGACTTTTTCCGTAGCAGCATCCAGTACGACCTGGAAAAGTACAGTGACCAGATGCACTACGGCATCT CGTCGGAGAAGATGCTGAAGGCCTGGCAGGAGAACGAGGAGCGAGCCGCCGCCTTTGCCCAG GTGGCGGAGGTGAGCCACCTGGACGACCAGATCATGGCTCTGCACACGGAGATCGTGGAGCTGCAGCGGAGTCCCTACGCGCGGCGACGAGGAGACAAGATGGAACAGCT gGAGGAGCGAGCCACAGAGCTCTACAAGCAGCTGAAGATCAAATGTAAAG TGCCGGAGGCGGAGCTGAGCGCCGACAGTTCGGAGATGGTGAAGGCCATCATCCAGACGGTGAAAAACCAGGACAGGGTGCTGAAAGATCTCTACGCGCACCTCAG TAAGATCCTGAACAGCAAACAGAAAATCATCGACCTGTTCCCGCGGATCGAGAAGACCTTGGAGAGCATCAAAGAGGCCGACAACACCGTCATGCAGATGCAGATCAAGCGCCAGCGGGAGTTCTGGCACCTCCTCAAGATTGCTTGC GCGCAGAACTCTGCGCGAGACTCGGTCTCGGCGACCTCTTGCGAGTCCACGGACCTCCCCCCGGCGTCCCAGTGGGGCGGGGCGGCGACACTGGCGGCGCCGAAGGCGGCCCCGGCGCCTCATCCGCTCACCTCGCTGCCCGGTCCCGACGATAG GGACGCCGCCCCCCGCCTCCTGCAGGAGACCCACAAGTACCTGGATCACCTGAACAGCCTCATGCGGGAAGCGGCCGACGAGCAGGCCAAAAGCATGGTG GATCAAGACTGGAGTTGGACCAAGTACGAGACGTTCGGCGGCAAATTGAAGAAGTGA